From Actinopolymorpha cephalotaxi, one genomic window encodes:
- a CDS encoding DUF6603 domain-containing protein: MTGNWAPLLRELRLFVSPIADATDVTGLAARLGWDLDAATGLPITRIEAMLAAGADAAEELLALLTAPEFELADIASALPVVGRTVEAVRAVAADWRPPAGLPLDLMEKFGDDLLNHLVSTWLDQHHPRVADVLAVTGLYVPARLAAAEAPIITSGGTVIRGPGPRGHLDTALLEAFLRDPVRALRDRYDTASADLTARLDNMARLLLPMLADWLRGLGLDAANDLAGELAAALPADQCALTHRMLRVGVPVSPYHQGEILPVADSYTGGDLGAGAVFVLTGEDFGRLALAIEAFGTWSGSWQVGAWDLVAEVGVLAPGLVVSAEGAHLADGSGQSEVLVRFSLTRVGTPNTYGQVDGGEVGTGVSAAVALPAEKGTRVEIGGAGLSVSLVAGPTSTVFDVAVSSGPSALVVEPGDGDSFLAKVLPDKGMRVPFDVTVGWNSDKGLRVTGSAGSGGHGGGLAVSLPVHLSLGPLQVDVLELALPTSPDGFAVSGAGTFRVRLGPITAAVQRTGVEASLRFPEGGGNLGPAELALAFKPPAGIALAIEAGPVVGGGYLFFDPAKEEYAGALQLELEGIGLKAVGLLTTRMPDGSEGFSLLVIVAAEFTPIQLGFGFTLNGVGGLLGINRSVAVEVLRAGIRTGALDSVLFPADPVARATEIVATLGTVFPPTPNRHVVGPMARIGWGTPTLLTLDIGLLLELPSPVRLALLGRLRMALPTEEAAVVVINMDVLGLIDFDRGEASVDATLYDSRIAAFALSGDMAMRARWLDRPTFALSAGGFNPRFQPPPGFPALRRLTLSLMTGDNPRIRLESYLALTSNTVQFGARLELYAAALGFSVEGMLYFDALVQLDPFGFIADMGGALALKRGDTTLMAVRVDVTLSGPSPWHARGRATFEILFFSGEISFDQRFGQPAPAVASAPVDVAGRVEAALADSRNWTAQLPGAGRSVVSLRQVAAPDGTLLAHPLGGLSVTQRVAPLGLALERFGAAPVTDHRPLRIESVRIDDGEPLDSEGRSEHFAVAQFLDLSDDEKLSRPSFQLFDAGRAVTADLTDRDHGGLIEAPPAYEEKVVVGASGPAVASANDRDGLRAATAEMAPAEMAPAEMAATARSSAVAARRERTALLARVGVGPAARAGTRTTGRGRFAEPKRRLAVHDTGASRTTTDGTGAEDPRMAGRRRARAAQQEQMTGANA, from the coding sequence ATGACGGGGAACTGGGCGCCACTCCTGCGGGAGCTGCGGCTGTTCGTGTCACCGATCGCCGACGCGACCGACGTCACCGGCCTCGCGGCGCGGCTCGGTTGGGACCTCGACGCGGCGACCGGGCTTCCGATCACCAGGATCGAAGCGATGCTCGCGGCCGGGGCGGACGCCGCGGAAGAGTTGCTCGCGCTGCTGACCGCGCCGGAGTTCGAACTCGCCGACATCGCTTCGGCACTTCCGGTGGTGGGCCGAACTGTCGAGGCGGTCCGCGCCGTGGCCGCGGACTGGCGCCCCCCGGCGGGCCTGCCACTCGACCTGATGGAGAAGTTCGGCGACGACCTGCTCAACCATCTCGTCTCGACCTGGCTGGACCAACATCACCCGCGTGTCGCGGACGTGCTCGCGGTGACGGGACTCTACGTTCCCGCGCGGCTGGCGGCCGCGGAGGCGCCGATCATCACCTCCGGTGGCACGGTGATCCGCGGACCCGGCCCGCGCGGCCATCTCGACACCGCACTGCTCGAGGCGTTCCTCCGCGATCCGGTGCGCGCACTGCGCGATCGATACGACACGGCGTCGGCCGACCTCACCGCCCGGCTCGACAACATGGCGCGGTTGTTGCTGCCGATGCTCGCCGACTGGCTGCGCGGGCTGGGACTGGACGCGGCGAACGACCTGGCCGGCGAACTCGCCGCAGCACTCCCGGCCGACCAGTGTGCGCTGACCCACCGGATGCTCCGGGTGGGGGTGCCGGTGAGCCCATACCACCAAGGGGAAATCCTGCCCGTTGCCGACTCCTACACCGGCGGGGATCTGGGAGCCGGCGCCGTCTTCGTGCTGACCGGCGAGGACTTCGGCCGACTGGCTCTCGCGATCGAGGCGTTCGGCACCTGGTCGGGTAGCTGGCAGGTCGGCGCCTGGGATCTCGTCGCGGAGGTGGGAGTGCTCGCGCCGGGCCTGGTCGTTTCCGCCGAGGGTGCCCACCTCGCCGACGGGTCCGGTCAATCGGAGGTCCTCGTCCGGTTCAGCCTCACCAGGGTGGGAACGCCGAACACCTACGGACAGGTCGATGGTGGCGAGGTCGGCACCGGCGTCTCGGCGGCCGTCGCGCTGCCCGCGGAGAAAGGTACCCGGGTCGAGATCGGTGGTGCCGGACTGTCCGTCTCCCTGGTCGCGGGCCCGACCTCGACGGTGTTCGACGTGGCGGTGTCCTCCGGGCCGTCCGCGCTCGTGGTCGAACCCGGGGACGGCGACTCCTTCCTCGCGAAAGTACTTCCTGACAAGGGGATGCGGGTTCCCTTCGACGTCACCGTGGGATGGAACTCCGACAAGGGCCTCCGGGTCACCGGCAGCGCCGGGAGCGGAGGACACGGCGGCGGGCTGGCCGTGTCGCTCCCAGTGCACCTGAGTCTCGGGCCGTTGCAGGTCGACGTACTCGAGCTGGCGCTGCCGACGTCGCCGGACGGGTTCGCGGTCAGTGGTGCCGGCACGTTCCGGGTACGGCTGGGGCCGATCACCGCTGCTGTGCAGCGCACGGGCGTGGAGGCGTCCCTACGTTTTCCAGAGGGGGGCGGCAACCTAGGGCCGGCAGAACTCGCACTCGCGTTCAAGCCACCAGCCGGTATCGCCCTGGCGATCGAGGCGGGCCCGGTCGTCGGCGGCGGCTACCTCTTCTTCGACCCGGCGAAGGAGGAGTACGCCGGCGCGCTCCAGTTGGAGCTGGAGGGCATCGGTCTGAAGGCCGTCGGACTGCTCACCACCCGGATGCCCGACGGGTCGGAGGGCTTCTCGCTGCTCGTCATCGTCGCCGCGGAGTTCACGCCGATCCAGCTCGGTTTCGGGTTCACCCTCAACGGTGTCGGCGGCCTGCTCGGCATCAACCGGTCGGTCGCTGTGGAAGTCCTACGGGCGGGCATCCGCACCGGTGCGCTGGACTCGGTCCTGTTTCCCGCCGACCCGGTGGCCCGAGCCACCGAGATCGTCGCCACTCTCGGCACGGTCTTCCCGCCGACGCCGAACCGGCACGTGGTCGGGCCGATGGCGCGGATCGGGTGGGGTACGCCGACCCTGCTCACGCTCGACATCGGGCTCCTGCTGGAGCTTCCCAGCCCCGTCCGGCTCGCGCTCCTCGGGCGGCTGCGGATGGCGCTGCCCACCGAAGAGGCCGCGGTGGTCGTCATCAACATGGACGTCCTCGGGCTGATCGACTTCGACCGTGGCGAGGCGTCGGTGGACGCCACGTTGTACGACTCGCGGATCGCGGCGTTCGCGTTGAGCGGCGACATGGCGATGCGGGCCCGGTGGCTCGACCGGCCGACGTTCGCGCTGTCGGCGGGCGGGTTCAACCCGCGTTTCCAGCCACCGCCCGGCTTCCCTGCCCTGCGTCGGCTCACGCTGTCGCTGATGACCGGCGACAACCCGCGGATCCGGCTGGAGTCGTACCTCGCGCTCACCTCGAACACTGTGCAATTCGGCGCCCGGCTGGAGCTCTACGCGGCCGCGCTCGGCTTCAGCGTGGAGGGGATGCTGTACTTCGACGCCCTGGTACAACTGGACCCGTTCGGCTTCATCGCCGACATGGGGGGCGCACTCGCGCTCAAACGGGGCGACACCACCCTGATGGCGGTCCGAGTCGACGTCACCCTGTCCGGGCCGAGCCCGTGGCACGCGCGTGGCCGGGCCACGTTCGAGATCCTCTTCTTCAGCGGGGAGATCTCCTTCGACCAGCGGTTCGGGCAGCCCGCACCGGCGGTCGCATCCGCCCCCGTCGACGTCGCCGGGCGAGTGGAGGCGGCGCTGGCGGACAGCCGGAACTGGACGGCGCAGCTGCCTGGCGCGGGTCGTTCGGTCGTGTCCTTGCGGCAGGTGGCGGCCCCGGACGGGACGCTGCTGGCGCACCCGCTCGGCGGCCTCTCGGTCACCCAGCGCGTCGCACCGCTTGGGCTGGCCCTGGAGCGGTTCGGCGCAGCGCCGGTGACCGACCACCGGCCTCTGCGGATCGAGAGCGTCCGTATCGACGACGGTGAGCCGCTGGATTCTGAGGGTAGGTCCGAGCACTTCGCGGTGGCGCAGTTCCTCGACCTGAGCGACGACGAGAAGCTCTCGCGACCGTCGTTCCAGCTCTTCGACGCCGGGCGGGCGGTGACCGCGGACCTGACCGACCGGGACCACGGCGGCCTGATCGAGGCGCCGCCCGCGTACGAGGAGAAGGTCGTGGTCGGTGCGTCGGGCCCGGCCGTCGCGTCGGCGAACGACCGGGACGGACTGCGCGCGGCCACGGCAGAGATGGCACCGGCGGAGATGGCACCGGCGGAGATGGCAGCAACAGCCCGCTCGTCAGCGGTCGCCGCACGCCGGGAGCGAACAGCCCTGCTGGCTCGCGTAGGTGTGGGCCCGGCTGCCCGGGCCGGCACCCGCACGACCGGACGCGGCCGCTTCGCGGAGCCGAAGCGCCGGCTGGCCGTCCACGACACGGGTGCGAGCAGAACAACGACGGACGGCACCGGGGCGGAAGACCCGCGGATGGCCGGCCGCCGCCGGGCCCGGGCCGCCCAGCAGGAACAGATGACGGGGGCGAACGCATGA
- a CDS encoding DUF3892 domain-containing protein, with amino-acid sequence MSGLTFLSWVREGLGASGSGTDPLIGSLPARGTVTVKVRINDRPEVEVPTRLYGPGDVAGIDPRQVLRTDPPAGTDGFEPHLFAQVEFDRPDLPWMFSPAAPTGEERLRPWLVMVVVEADRATVVPDPNGGLPRLVCAPEDLPDLSESWAWAHAQVVTDGNLDDATVDGLLAEAPERTLSRLVCPKRLDSHVAYVAAVVPAFEAGRLAGLGEPVEGPDATELRPAWPPVSAQAGWALPAYHHWTFVTGERGDFESLVGRLVPRALPGKIGVRELDAGSAGSGLPELPADDSHRVVDFEGPLRSVGTRPRTWDENTRRAFESAYDRVLATAPDRLSPPSYGDQLAGRSGVPGDGEPPLWLRDLNVDPRHRAAAALGAEVVRRHQEDLVAAAWDQAAEVRQANEALRQGQLARELSDSIYRRRLGVTANPADGLDDPHLLQVAAPARHDVVVGDATVGDELTGNREAEAAVSPAFRRLSRPGGPVDRRKSGESGDLGTTALQALASRDVTATPALRTPPGLLGFEDFSDSETFDHLRGERLTPRWWEQDPQLPRDEPGAYSPPLSRVGAPMGGRVFVVTVDGRLMSRVENDVHVGWVDHGRPPDAAINSDPVGIRDLHAFVTGGNGALYECGWDGERWGWISHGTPPGTTIGWAFGLATSAWDSRPLSGGLAQTGTFDSVWCVGANGVLYERKVGGGGSVWVTHGTPPGTLCQSGPSVLSWWRLAVADSEGRLQEYRNSGNGWVWTSHGKPSTYVRVTGRIAEVGTYLAAMATDGKLYLTMRVILMGDLWLAQSPPQPAGALLGRAPDGSLLVKSTAQTVMALAAGGSWQTPSGPPPTDPAWGMQAVIAGADVYGVGQSRLVRLLRGGAPTWQDLGQPVFGGRGHPDATPSAHIRWRPRLGFMSNLVIGHVDNPGGVNPAYVRFGRDVGFDGEVRGGWELRPALPYRVGDPTQGFALAVADLDGNSGRPDLLQFWIEEIPGYGNFGKWRIGRNLDADGNPAYWTDERRMPTPMSTFYGSSGALSISYRVENGTATLADLDGDGRQELVVVYVSGAPADRRLYLRIGWRINPDSGAAEGGWSESVEVPWETRTAATAPPVVGMGVSVDDLNGDLRPELTVLLMEQVGGAVRASYRIGWQLNARGKVTGGWSPIKQIPGSFGASVAGAGIAVADVSGTAQPDLVVFHLENPEMDNRAYYRIGWDCNAAGDPARWGPATPIHAGGWFGWENQGGSIAIADLDNALLGQKREMATRFRTATLANLTAVHRAQEVAAADDEQALALGRIAGDVRQALVPDLTVTARVTSRLTGIDLADAELTDPLGQLLVPPRFGQPMSELLAELGQEHLLPGAGNVPLDTVTLLRANPAFVEAFLVGANHELGRELLWREFPTDRRATAFREFWDSRGADGTTGDTADIPPVAQWPGSAHLGQVATTGAGNGAVLLVRGEVVRRFPSLGLHARRALPPAVPGGPVRLGSERQEPAFQGMLEPDILFVGFPFTVEQARGGAGDPGWFFVFEEQPSAPRFGMDVPPDKDPGYGTAPATWRDLSWAAVAGDQQALDHLGHVPVLHAPFGMPERPLATDSEAPSVTWGHNSAHMAHIHLQQPVRVAYHATALLPPGVGDGWRITHVRRRTAGDPQTRIRAVAGRYPDGTWWRASVDEVVAAIARRERFYVEEPTGDPVDVVVSHTHLGRSYLRTRADGDAPNNLLSLPPIPADIS; translated from the coding sequence ATGAGCGGTCTGACATTTCTATCGTGGGTACGCGAGGGACTCGGGGCCAGCGGTTCGGGTACCGATCCGCTGATCGGCTCGCTACCGGCGCGGGGAACGGTGACGGTGAAGGTCCGGATCAACGACCGGCCCGAGGTGGAGGTGCCGACCCGGCTCTACGGGCCGGGGGACGTCGCCGGCATCGACCCGCGGCAGGTACTGCGGACCGACCCGCCGGCCGGTACCGACGGGTTCGAGCCGCACCTGTTCGCCCAGGTGGAGTTCGACCGGCCGGACCTGCCGTGGATGTTCAGCCCCGCCGCGCCTACCGGCGAGGAACGGCTGCGTCCGTGGCTGGTGATGGTCGTGGTCGAAGCCGACCGCGCCACCGTCGTACCCGACCCGAACGGCGGACTTCCGCGACTCGTCTGCGCGCCGGAGGACCTGCCCGACCTGTCGGAGTCGTGGGCCTGGGCGCACGCGCAGGTGGTCACCGACGGGAACCTGGACGACGCTACCGTCGACGGCCTGCTCGCCGAAGCACCGGAACGAACGCTGTCCCGGCTGGTGTGCCCCAAGCGGCTCGACTCCCACGTCGCCTATGTCGCCGCGGTGGTGCCCGCCTTCGAGGCCGGCCGGCTCGCCGGTCTCGGCGAACCCGTCGAGGGACCCGACGCTACCGAACTCCGCCCCGCCTGGCCGCCGGTGTCCGCGCAGGCGGGCTGGGCGCTTCCGGCGTACCACCACTGGACGTTCGTCACCGGCGAACGCGGCGACTTCGAGTCGCTGGTCGGGCGGCTCGTGCCGCGCGCCCTACCCGGGAAGATCGGTGTGCGGGAACTCGACGCAGGCTCCGCGGGTTCGGGGCTGCCGGAGTTGCCCGCAGACGATTCCCACCGCGTAGTGGATTTCGAGGGTCCGCTGCGATCCGTGGGCACCCGGCCGCGGACGTGGGACGAGAACACCCGGCGCGCGTTCGAATCGGCGTACGACCGTGTGCTGGCCACCGCGCCGGACCGGCTCTCCCCGCCGAGCTACGGGGACCAGCTGGCGGGTCGTTCTGGCGTACCCGGCGACGGAGAGCCGCCCCTGTGGCTGCGCGACCTGAACGTCGACCCACGGCACCGTGCCGCCGCCGCGCTCGGTGCGGAGGTCGTCCGCCGCCACCAGGAGGATCTCGTAGCGGCGGCGTGGGACCAGGCGGCGGAGGTCAGGCAGGCGAACGAGGCACTGCGCCAGGGACAACTGGCCCGCGAACTCAGTGACAGCATCTACCGGCGTCGGCTGGGCGTCACCGCGAACCCCGCCGATGGGCTGGACGACCCTCACCTGCTTCAGGTCGCCGCTCCCGCCCGGCACGACGTCGTGGTCGGCGACGCGACCGTCGGGGACGAGCTGACCGGCAACCGGGAGGCCGAGGCCGCGGTGTCGCCGGCATTCCGTCGGCTCAGCCGCCCCGGCGGTCCGGTCGACCGGCGTAAGTCCGGCGAGTCCGGCGACCTCGGGACCACCGCTCTGCAGGCGCTCGCCAGCCGGGACGTGACCGCGACTCCGGCGCTGCGTACGCCACCGGGGCTGCTGGGGTTCGAGGACTTCTCCGACAGCGAGACGTTCGACCATCTGCGCGGGGAACGCCTGACGCCGCGGTGGTGGGAGCAGGATCCGCAGCTGCCGCGCGACGAGCCGGGCGCCTACTCGCCGCCGCTGAGCCGGGTCGGCGCGCCGATGGGCGGGCGAGTCTTCGTCGTCACAGTCGACGGCCGGCTGATGTCGCGGGTGGAGAACGACGTGCACGTCGGCTGGGTGGACCACGGCCGGCCGCCGGACGCCGCCATCAACTCGGACCCGGTGGGCATCCGCGACCTGCACGCGTTCGTGACCGGTGGCAACGGTGCCCTCTACGAGTGCGGCTGGGACGGCGAACGCTGGGGCTGGATCTCCCACGGCACACCGCCGGGCACCACGATCGGCTGGGCATTCGGCCTCGCCACCAGCGCGTGGGACTCCCGTCCTCTGAGCGGGGGACTGGCGCAGACCGGGACGTTCGACAGCGTGTGGTGCGTCGGCGCCAACGGTGTGCTGTACGAGCGCAAGGTCGGCGGCGGTGGTTCGGTCTGGGTGACCCACGGCACGCCGCCGGGCACCCTGTGCCAGAGCGGCCCGTCCGTGCTCAGCTGGTGGCGGCTCGCCGTCGCCGACTCCGAGGGACGGCTACAGGAGTACCGCAACTCCGGCAACGGCTGGGTGTGGACGAGCCACGGCAAGCCGTCGACGTACGTCCGGGTCACCGGCAGGATCGCCGAAGTCGGCACCTACCTCGCCGCGATGGCCACCGACGGGAAGCTCTACCTGACGATGCGGGTCATCCTGATGGGGGACCTGTGGCTCGCGCAGTCGCCGCCGCAGCCCGCCGGGGCGCTCCTCGGACGGGCACCCGACGGTTCTCTGCTGGTCAAGTCCACCGCGCAGACCGTCATGGCGCTGGCCGCGGGTGGGAGCTGGCAGACACCGAGCGGGCCGCCGCCGACCGACCCCGCCTGGGGTATGCAGGCGGTCATAGCCGGCGCCGACGTGTACGGCGTCGGCCAGTCCAGGCTGGTACGTCTGCTCCGCGGCGGCGCACCCACCTGGCAGGACCTCGGCCAGCCCGTGTTCGGCGGGCGCGGCCACCCCGACGCCACTCCGTCCGCGCACATCCGGTGGCGGCCGCGGCTCGGCTTCATGTCCAACCTCGTGATCGGGCACGTCGACAACCCCGGCGGAGTCAACCCGGCGTACGTGCGGTTCGGGCGCGACGTCGGCTTCGACGGCGAGGTACGCGGCGGGTGGGAGCTGAGGCCCGCGCTGCCCTACCGCGTCGGCGACCCCACACAGGGTTTCGCGCTGGCGGTCGCCGACCTCGACGGAAACTCCGGACGCCCGGACCTGCTGCAGTTCTGGATCGAGGAAATCCCGGGTTACGGCAACTTCGGAAAGTGGCGGATCGGCCGCAACCTCGACGCCGACGGTAACCCCGCCTACTGGACCGACGAACGCCGGATGCCGACGCCGATGTCGACGTTCTACGGCTCCAGTGGCGCGCTGAGCATCAGCTACCGCGTCGAGAACGGCACGGCCACCCTTGCCGACCTCGACGGTGACGGGCGGCAGGAACTCGTCGTCGTCTACGTCAGCGGTGCGCCGGCCGACCGCCGGCTGTACCTGCGGATCGGCTGGCGCATCAACCCCGACTCCGGTGCGGCCGAGGGCGGATGGTCGGAGTCGGTGGAGGTGCCCTGGGAAACCCGTACCGCCGCGACCGCGCCGCCGGTCGTCGGCATGGGGGTGTCCGTCGACGACCTCAACGGTGACCTTCGCCCAGAACTCACGGTCCTGCTAATGGAACAGGTCGGCGGGGCGGTGCGTGCGTCGTACCGGATCGGCTGGCAGTTGAACGCCCGCGGCAAAGTGACCGGCGGCTGGAGTCCGATCAAACAGATCCCCGGCAGCTTCGGGGCGAGCGTCGCCGGCGCGGGCATCGCGGTCGCCGACGTCAGCGGCACCGCCCAGCCGGACCTCGTGGTCTTCCACCTGGAGAACCCCGAGATGGACAACCGCGCGTACTACCGGATCGGCTGGGACTGCAACGCGGCCGGTGACCCGGCGCGGTGGGGGCCGGCCACTCCGATCCACGCCGGCGGTTGGTTCGGGTGGGAGAACCAGGGGGGAAGCATCGCCATCGCCGACCTGGACAACGCCCTGCTCGGACAGAAGCGGGAGATGGCAACCCGGTTCCGCACCGCCACGTTGGCGAACCTCACCGCGGTGCATCGGGCGCAGGAGGTCGCCGCCGCCGACGACGAACAGGCCCTGGCGCTCGGCCGGATCGCCGGTGACGTCCGGCAGGCCCTCGTTCCCGACCTCACGGTGACCGCCCGGGTCACCTCCCGGCTCACGGGCATCGACCTCGCGGACGCGGAGCTGACCGACCCGCTCGGCCAGCTGCTGGTGCCGCCGCGGTTCGGTCAACCGATGTCGGAGCTGCTCGCCGAGTTGGGGCAGGAGCACCTGCTGCCCGGGGCCGGGAACGTCCCGCTGGACACGGTCACATTGCTGCGGGCCAACCCGGCGTTCGTGGAGGCGTTCCTGGTGGGCGCCAATCACGAGCTCGGCCGTGAACTGCTGTGGAGGGAGTTCCCGACCGACCGGAGGGCGACCGCCTTCCGGGAGTTCTGGGACTCCCGCGGCGCTGACGGGACCACGGGGGACACTGCGGACATCCCGCCGGTCGCGCAGTGGCCGGGGTCCGCGCACCTCGGTCAGGTGGCGACGACCGGCGCCGGCAACGGTGCCGTCCTGCTCGTCCGTGGCGAGGTCGTACGCCGGTTCCCTTCGCTCGGCCTGCACGCTCGTCGAGCGCTGCCGCCTGCGGTGCCCGGCGGCCCCGTCCGCCTCGGCAGTGAACGCCAGGAGCCGGCCTTTCAGGGAATGCTGGAACCCGACATCCTCTTCGTCGGTTTTCCCTTCACCGTCGAGCAGGCGCGTGGCGGCGCCGGCGACCCGGGCTGGTTCTTCGTCTTCGAGGAACAACCCAGTGCTCCGAGGTTCGGCATGGACGTCCCTCCGGACAAGGATCCCGGCTACGGCACCGCGCCGGCCACCTGGCGCGACCTCAGCTGGGCCGCGGTCGCAGGCGACCAGCAGGCACTCGATCACCTCGGACACGTGCCGGTGCTGCACGCACCGTTCGGCATGCCCGAACGCCCGCTGGCGACCGACTCCGAGGCGCCGTCGGTGACGTGGGGCCACAACTCGGCCCACATGGCGCACATCCACCTGCAGCAGCCGGTGCGGGTGGCCTACCACGCGACCGCTCTGCTGCCGCCCGGCGTGGGCGACGGGTGGCGAATCACGCACGTGCGTAGGCGCACCGCCGGTGATCCACAGACGCGGATACGCGCGGTCGCGGGTCGCTACCCCGACGGCACATGGTGGCGGGCGAGCGTGGACGAGGTGGTGGCCGCCATCGCTCGCCGTGAACGGTTCTACGTCGAGGAACCCACCGGAGATCCGGTCGACGTGGTGGTTTCGCACACCCACCTCGGCCGCTCCTACCTCCGGACCCGCGCCGACGGCGACGCGCCCAACAACCTCCTTTCCCTCCCACCGATCCCGGCGGACATCTCATGA
- a CDS encoding peptidoglycan recognition protein family protein — translation MARYPHADWDPLPEANSQPRIRPWGVVLHTAVSNAKNIKNVWLQSSVESHFYVAEDGNVMQYVDTERVAHCQLDGNYFGGGKGHISIETWDGAGRVWDGKDVRKVPRWNDHQIAAMANLLVWLRDTHGVPLVKLPEIFGRGIGWHAQYTSSKPPRFNQHHACPAPARIAQVGAVISAAVGEKPPRPPRPAGSAVSLAAVAKAAKLDPKRPQGAATPGAADDVRIVERALAAEGLLSLQYASDGSFGTRTVDAYARWQRRCGYSGADADGVPGSESLKKLGDKHGFRVVA, via the coding sequence ATGGCCCGTTATCCGCACGCCGACTGGGATCCGCTCCCGGAGGCAAACAGCCAGCCCCGCATCCGACCGTGGGGCGTCGTCCTGCACACGGCGGTCTCGAACGCCAAGAACATCAAGAATGTCTGGCTGCAGTCGTCGGTCGAGAGTCACTTCTACGTCGCCGAGGACGGCAACGTCATGCAGTACGTCGACACCGAACGCGTCGCCCACTGCCAGTTGGACGGCAACTACTTCGGTGGCGGCAAAGGCCACATCAGCATCGAGACCTGGGACGGCGCCGGCCGGGTCTGGGACGGCAAGGACGTTCGCAAGGTCCCTCGATGGAACGACCACCAGATCGCCGCGATGGCGAACCTGCTCGTCTGGCTGAGAGACACCCATGGCGTGCCCCTGGTGAAACTGCCTGAGATCTTCGGCCGCGGCATCGGTTGGCACGCGCAGTACACCAGTTCCAAGCCTCCGCGGTTCAACCAGCACCATGCGTGCCCGGCGCCCGCACGCATCGCCCAGGTCGGTGCCGTCATAAGCGCCGCCGTCGGGGAGAAGCCGCCCAGGCCACCCCGTCCGGCGGGGTCGGCCGTAAGTCTGGCCGCGGTCGCCAAGGCGGCGAAGCTGGACCCGAAGCGACCGCAGGGTGCGGCCACGCCGGGCGCGGCGGACGACGTACGAATCGTGGAGCGGGCGCTCGCGGCCGAGGGGCTGCTGTCGTTGCAGTACGCGAGTGACGGTTCGTTCGGCACCCGCACCGTCGACGCCTACGCTCGGTGGCAGCGGCGCTGCGGATACTCCGGGGCCGACGCCGACGGAGTTCCCGGATCGGAGAGCCTGAAGAAACTGGGAGACAAGCATGGATTTCGCGTCGTTGCCTGA
- a CDS encoding FG-GAP repeat protein: MNGGGAPPDTDNGDLVAGASGENHAAGAIHVFAGTPEGLNAGDTASTYEDQWISQDTPGVAGGSEPNDRFGAAVVTGDFNGDRCADAAVGVPGEDGNAGAVNVFYGADNARLLVTTGNKMLLEGTASIPGPRTVGERFGSALAIGDLNDDGITDLAIAAPSDVESGVAAGAVFIVYGNTAGLNAGPTHAVRLAQSSPLIPGASEASDRFGASLTVGDFAGDGIDDLAIGIPGENSSSGGVVVVPGSRGAALTGAGSRFWSQNTAGIVGAAEPNDGFGSALGAGAVTPDGRDDLVVGIPGENGSGGIAVLFGSSTGIGPVGNEFWSQNTAGVTGTAEDGDEFGATIAVGHLNAFATAEDVVVGVPGDSVGGVTAAGAAQVFWGQPGGPSATGDAEELLSQDTPTMLGAAETGDKFGASLAIVNLGGPDHAELLIGAPGETLKGVQHAGAFHYLLAGPNSDGILNAFWSAGTYEVKGPLEPDGAFGAALNNPGRP; the protein is encoded by the coding sequence ATGAACGGGGGCGGAGCTCCTCCCGATACCGACAACGGTGACCTCGTCGCGGGCGCATCGGGGGAGAACCACGCCGCGGGTGCGATCCATGTCTTCGCGGGCACTCCAGAAGGTCTCAATGCCGGTGACACTGCGAGCACGTACGAGGACCAGTGGATCAGCCAGGACACCCCCGGAGTCGCCGGCGGGTCTGAGCCGAACGACCGTTTCGGTGCGGCCGTGGTCACCGGCGATTTCAACGGTGACCGCTGCGCCGACGCCGCGGTAGGTGTCCCTGGCGAGGACGGCAACGCTGGTGCGGTCAACGTCTTCTACGGTGCTGACAACGCACGTCTTCTCGTCACCACCGGGAACAAGATGCTGCTGGAAGGAACCGCCTCGATCCCCGGTCCGCGCACGGTGGGGGAGCGTTTCGGTTCGGCGTTGGCGATCGGTGATCTCAATGACGACGGGATTACCGACCTGGCCATCGCCGCACCCAGTGATGTGGAGAGCGGTGTCGCCGCGGGTGCGGTGTTCATCGTCTACGGCAACACCGCCGGGCTGAACGCCGGACCAACCCATGCGGTGCGCCTGGCACAGTCGTCGCCGCTCATCCCGGGAGCTTCGGAGGCGTCGGACCGGTTCGGTGCCAGCCTGACGGTGGGCGACTTCGCCGGTGACGGGATCGACGACCTGGCGATCGGTATCCCCGGGGAGAACTCGAGCTCCGGCGGTGTGGTCGTCGTACCGGGCAGCCGCGGTGCCGCGCTGACCGGCGCCGGGTCGAGGTTCTGGTCCCAGAACACCGCCGGCATCGTCGGGGCTGCCGAACCCAATGACGGCTTCGGCAGCGCACTCGGTGCCGGTGCTGTCACCCCGGACGGGCGTGATGATCTGGTGGTCGGGATCCCGGGGGAGAACGGGAGCGGGGGCATCGCTGTGCTGTTCGGCTCCTCGACAGGCATCGGGCCCGTGGGGAACGAGTTCTGGTCGCAGAACACCGCGGGCGTGACCGGAACTGCCGAGGACGGGGACGAGTTCGGCGCCACCATCGCAGTAGGGCACCTCAACGCGTTCGCGACCGCCGAGGACGTAGTTGTCGGTGTCCCCGGTGACAGTGTCGGCGGTGTGACGGCGGCCGGGGCGGCGCAGGTGTTCTGGGGTCAACCCGGCGGACCCAGCGCCACCGGCGACGCAGAAGAACTCCTCAGCCAGGACACTCCCACAATGCTGGGAGCCGCAGAGACCGGCGACAAGTTCGGCGCCTCCCTAGCCATCGTGAACCTCGGAGGCCCAGATCACGCAGAACTTCTCATCGGAGCACCCGGCGAAACACTGAAGGGCGTCCAACATGCCGGCGCGTTCCACTACCTGCTGGCCGGTCCCAACAGCGATGGGATACTCAACGCCTTCTGGTCAGCCGGGACCTACGAGGTCAAGGGACCACTCGAACCAGACGGCGCCTTCGGCGCCGCACTCAACAACCCAGGCCGCCCCTGA